A window of Haliscomenobacter hydrossis DSM 1100 contains these coding sequences:
- a CDS encoding GNAT family N-acetyltransferase, whose protein sequence is MEFIVEVAQPEHEKYAEAICNEMRESAKARGTGIAERKPEYIIKKIHEGKAVIALQGDKFAGFCYIETWSHGQYVANSGLIVAPDYRRYGLATRIKECIFKLSRDKYPDARIFGITTSLAVMKINSSLGYEPVTFSELTQDEAFWAGCKSCPNYDILERNQRRMCLCTAMLAPSKNEVERMKHDLSDLIVVTNV, encoded by the coding sequence ATGGAATTTATCGTTGAGGTAGCCCAACCCGAGCACGAAAAGTATGCAGAAGCAATCTGCAACGAAATGCGTGAATCTGCCAAAGCCCGTGGAACTGGTATTGCCGAGCGTAAGCCCGAATACATCATCAAAAAGATCCACGAAGGCAAAGCAGTAATCGCGTTGCAAGGCGACAAGTTTGCGGGCTTTTGTTACATCGAAACCTGGAGCCACGGCCAGTATGTGGCCAACTCCGGTTTGATTGTTGCACCCGACTATCGTCGTTACGGGCTTGCTACCCGCATCAAGGAGTGCATCTTCAAATTGTCACGTGATAAATACCCCGATGCACGCATCTTTGGCATCACCACCAGTTTGGCGGTGATGAAAATCAACTCCTCACTGGGCTACGAGCCCGTTACTTTTTCGGAGTTGACGCAGGATGAAGCATTTTGGGCGGGTTGTAAAAGCTGCCCCAACTACGACATCCTGGAGCGCAATCAACGCCGCATGTGTCTGTGTACCGCCATGCTCGCCCCCTCCAAAAACGAGGTAGAGCGAATGAAACACGATTTATCTGACCTAATTGTTGTTACAAATGTCTAA
- a CDS encoding argininosuccinate synthase yields the protein MSNHKVVLAYSGGLDTSFCILHLTKDKGLEVHALTVDTGGFSAEQLKTMEERALQLGAKSFRVANALHDYYDQCIRYMVFGNVLRNNTYPLSVSAERMFQAIETAKYAQEIGAGAVAHGSTGAGNDQVRFDLAFNVLGQNLEIITPIRDMQLSRQAEIDYLIEHGYNWNWEKAKYSINQGIWGTSVGGAETLTSQKALPEDAYPTQLTEKDPSIVELQFEKGELQGVNGQSFVHPTEAIQALQKLAGPYAIGRDIHVGDTIIGIKGRVGFEAAAPLILIKAHHLLEKHTLTKWQQYWKDQMGNWYGMMLHEAQFLDPVMRNIETFLADTQEHVSGKVWVKLMPYRFELQGIESPNDLMNSAFGHYGEMNKGFTGEDVKGFTKILGNQTKIFHSVHKK from the coding sequence ATGTCTAATCATAAAGTTGTTCTGGCCTACAGCGGTGGGCTGGACACCTCTTTTTGTATCCTTCACCTTACCAAAGACAAAGGATTGGAAGTTCATGCGCTCACTGTAGATACGGGTGGTTTTAGCGCTGAACAATTAAAAACGATGGAAGAACGCGCCCTGCAATTGGGTGCCAAAAGTTTCCGCGTGGCCAATGCGCTGCACGATTATTACGACCAGTGTATTCGCTACATGGTTTTTGGAAACGTGTTGCGCAACAACACCTATCCTCTATCGGTAAGCGCTGAACGCATGTTCCAGGCCATTGAAACGGCCAAATATGCCCAGGAAATTGGTGCTGGTGCAGTGGCACACGGCAGTACCGGGGCGGGCAACGACCAGGTTCGCTTTGACCTGGCCTTCAACGTCCTGGGACAAAACTTGGAAATCATTACGCCCATCCGCGACATGCAGCTTTCCCGCCAGGCGGAAATTGACTACCTGATCGAGCATGGCTACAACTGGAACTGGGAAAAAGCCAAATACTCCATCAATCAGGGCATTTGGGGTACGAGTGTTGGTGGGGCAGAGACCCTGACTTCGCAAAAAGCACTCCCCGAAGATGCTTATCCGACTCAATTGACGGAAAAAGATCCCTCCATCGTAGAACTACAATTTGAAAAAGGAGAACTGCAGGGCGTGAATGGCCAAAGCTTTGTCCACCCTACGGAAGCGATTCAAGCCTTGCAAAAATTGGCAGGGCCGTATGCCATTGGGCGCGACATCCACGTGGGCGATACCATTATTGGCATCAAAGGCCGGGTGGGATTTGAAGCAGCCGCACCGCTCATCCTCATCAAAGCACATCACTTGCTGGAGAAGCATACCCTCACCAAGTGGCAACAATATTGGAAAGACCAAATGGGCAACTGGTACGGCATGATGCTGCACGAAGCCCAATTCCTCGATCCGGTGATGCGCAACATCGAAACTTTTCTCGCCGATACGCAGGAACACGTTTCAGGCAAAGTTTGGGTAAAACTGATGCCCTACCGCTTCGAACTCCAGGGCATTGAGTCCCCCAACGACTTGATGAATTCCGCCTTCGGGCACTACGGCGAAATGAACAAAGGCTTTACTGGCGAGGATGTGAAAGGGTTTACGAAGATCTTGGGGAACCAGACGAAGATTTTTCATTCCGTACATAAGAAATAG